From the Lathyrus oleraceus cultivar Zhongwan6 chromosome 4, CAAS_Psat_ZW6_1.0, whole genome shotgun sequence genome, one window contains:
- the LOC127073966 gene encoding uncharacterized protein LOC127073966: MMKSPSSSSNNSNYKLEDEKSLKEELWLPILMGEQVMKMAHEAKSSKVECHELATKVEILCESLRCVMRVVEANHKSLNDKPIRRMVREVIKNLERTFALVRWCKKQGGIGALKHVLTMRNNGDFRKVWNLLESCNGDMMWLLNIFKSKGTDLSLPPIACIDPILAWVWTYIYTLQLGNPSDRADAATKLGSIAKSNDRNKFIIVEEGGVLPILKVLKDSSFPDCQIAASNALVNIVSDDDQQRVVRFLVSNHAVPVIVQALSGGLFRVRVSVANLVSAMADQDLFASEEFILAKVTKPLVSLLSVDTVKIEGVESRNSIHSLVLNMSEVGYDGRGREADQSPELRNDVKVSCAKALWKLSKGCLLACRKMTETKGLLCLAKIIESTKGELRLNCLMAVMEIAAVAESNAALRRNAFRSTAPAAKAVLDELLKVVREESDSKFLIPAIKSIGSLARNFPGKVPHVLGPLVAHLRNRDLNVAREVVVALEKFVCEDNYNRVDHSKIIFELDGIPKLMRLLQVNDGQQVYSLKLLCYLALNVGNSKVLEQEHVLISLEKFAHSVLPQNPDLKELFRKAIDHLTLFQPGVHYYRQPLGL; the protein is encoded by the coding sequence ATGATGAAAAGCCCTAGTTCTAGTTCTAATAACTCTAACTATAAGCTAGAAGATGAAAAGAGCCTTAAAGAGGAGCTTTGGTTACCGATTCTAATGGGTGAGCAAGTGATGAAAATGGCACATGAAGCAAAATCATCGAAAGTGGAATGTCACGAACTAGCAACGAAGGTGGAGATACTCTGCGAAAGTCTCCGATGCGTCATGCGAGTGGTGGAAGCGAATCACAAATCGTTGAATGATAAACCAATCCGTCGCATGGTGAGAGAAGTTATAAAGAATCTTGAAAGAACTTTCGCACTCGTGAGGTGGTGCAAAAAGCAAGGAGGTATTGGTGCGCTGAAGCACGTGTTAACGATGAGGAATAATGGTGATTTTCGGAAAGTTTGGAACCTTCTAGAATCTTGTAATGGTGATATGATGTGGTTGTTGAATATTTTTAAGTCTAAAGGGACTGATCTTTCACTCCCTCCTATTGCCTGTATTGATCCAATTTTGGCTTGGGTGTGGACTTACATTTATACCCTTCAGCTCGGTAATCCTAGCGACCGTGCTGACGCCGCGACGAAATTGGGTTCTATTGCTAAAAGTAACGACCGGAATAAGTTCATTATCGTGGAGGAAGGTGGTGTTTTGCCTATCCTTAAGGTTCTTAAGGATTCTTCTTTCCCTGATTGTCAAATTGCAGCATCCAATGCTCTTGTTAACATTGTCTCTGATGATGATCAACAGAGGGTCGTTCGATTCCTCGTCAGCAACCACGctgttcctgttattgttcagGCTTTATCGGGTGGATTATTCAGAGTTCGTGTTTCCGTTGCTAATTTGGTCTCTGCTATGGCTGATCAAGATCTTTTTGCATCTGAGGAGTTTATACTGGCTAAGGTGACTAAACCCCTGGTATCGTTATTGTCTGTTGATACTGTTAAGATTGAAGGTGTTGAATCTCGAAATAGCATTCATTCGCTGGTTCTCAATATGTCTGAGGTTGGATATGATGGAAGAGGAAGAGAGGCTGATCAGAGCCCTGAGTTGAGGAATGATGTTAAAGTCAGTTGTGCTAAAGCTCTTTGGAAACTCTCCAAAGGGTGTCTTTTAGCTTGCAGGAAGATGACTGAGACTAAAGGTTTGCTTTGTTTAGCGAAAATTATTGAGTCTACTAAAGGCGAATTGAGGCTCAATTGTCTCATGGCTGTTATGGAAATCGCAGCCGTGGCAGAGTCCAATGCTGCTCTTAGAAGAAATGCTTTTAGGTCCACTGCACCCGCAGCAAAGGCAGTTTTGGATGAGCTTTTGAAGGTTGTCCGGGAAGAGAGTGATTCTAAATTTCTGATTCCAGCTATTAAGTCAATTGGGTCCTTGGCCAGAAACTTTCCTGGAAAAGTTCCTCACGTTCTCGGTCCGTTAGTTGCACACCTTCGAAATAGGGATTTAAATGTGGCAAGAGAAGTAGTTGTTGCCTTAGAAAAGTTTGTGTGTGAAGACAACTACAACCGCGTAGATCATTCTAAGATAATCTTTGAGCTTGACGGAATTCCCAAGCTAATGAGGCTGCTGCAGGTAAATGATGGTCAACAAGTGTATAGCCTAAAATTGCTTTGCTATCTTGCCTTAAATGTCGGCAATAGTAAGGTTCTTGAGCAAGAGCATGTATTGATTAGTTTAGAGAAATTTGCTCATTCTGTTTTACCTCAAAATCCTGACTTGAAAGAACTGTTTAGAAAGGCTATTGATCACCTCACTCTTTTTCAGCCAGGAGTTCATTATTACAGGCAACCCTTGGGATTGTGA